A region of the Pseudarthrobacter sp. MM222 genome:
ACGGCTAAGTGCTTTGCGTGCCCGGTGCAGCCGCATCCTGACTGCCGTGGCGCTCGTGTTGAGCAGGTCCGAAACCTCATTGGAGCTAAAGCCGTCCCAGTAGGTCAGGAGCAGTACTTCGCGGTCCTCGGGGCCGAGTTGACTCAATGCATCTCGGATCGGGGATTCATCGTCGGAGCTATCGTGGTTACGCTCGAGGCGAAGAGCACCCAGGAGACTGGCGGACCGGACAGCTGACCGGTCATGGTTCCGGAGCACGTTCTTCGCTATCCCGAAGAGAACCATGACCGAAAGGCTCTCGTTGTGCGCTGTCTTCTCCCACGTGATCCTGAAGACTTCGGCACACAGATCTTCAGCGGTAGCGGCGTTTTCCGTTCGACGGCGGAAATAGCGGTAGATGCGGTCGTGGCCGGCGGCATGGGTGGCCAAGAAGCGTTTCTCCCTGTCCAAGTCCCCTC
Encoded here:
- a CDS encoding RNA polymerase sigma factor, which codes for MSLQTVGTERGDLDREKRFLATHAAGHDRIYRYFRRRTENAATAEDLCAEVFRITWEKTAHNESLSVMVLFGIAKNVLRNHDRSAVRSASLLGALRLERNHDSSDDESPIRDALSQLGPEDREVLLLTYWDGFSSNEVSDLLNTSATAVRMRLHRARKALSRLLRTDAQPEGAER